The proteins below come from a single Ictalurus furcatus strain D&B chromosome 15, Billie_1.0, whole genome shotgun sequence genomic window:
- the myl9a gene encoding myosin regulatory light polypeptide 9 gives MSAAKRAKGKTTKKRPQRATSNVFAMFDQSQIQEFKEAFNMIDQNRDGFIDKEDLHDMLASLGKNPSDEYLEGMMSEAPGPINFTMFLTMFGERLNGTDPEDVIRNAFTCFDEDGSGFIHEDQLRELLTTMGDRFTDEEVDELFREAPIDKKGNFNYTEFTRILKHGAKEKDDI, from the exons ATGTCTGCTGCCAAGCGTGCCAAGGGGAAGACAACGAAGAAGCGCCCCCAGAGGGCGACTTCCAACGTCTTCGCCATGTTCGACCAGTCCCAGATCCAAGAATTCAAAGAGGCTTTCAACATGATTGACCAGAACCGTGATGGCTTCATTGATAAGGAGGATCTTCATGACATGCTCGCGTCTCTTG GAAAGAACCCCTCAGACGAGTACCTGGAGGGCATGATGAGTGAGGCTCCAGGTCCGATCAACTTCACCATGTTCCTCACCATGTTTGGAGAGCGACTCAACGGCACCGATCCCGAGGATGTCATACGGAACGCCTTCACCTGCTTCGACGAGGATGGTTCAG GCTTTATCCATGAGGACCAACTTCGCGAGCTCCTGACCACCATGGGCGACCGTTTCACAGACGAGGAGGTCGACGAGCTTTTCCGCGAGGCACCGATTGACAAGAAAGGAAACTTCAATTACACAGAGTTCACACGCATCCTCAAACATGGTGCCAAAGAGAAGGAtgacatataa